A section of the Gloeobacter violaceus PCC 7421 genome encodes:
- a CDS encoding NAD(P)/FAD-dependent oxidoreductase produces MILKREHFDEKQAQLYDVIIAGGGAGGLSAAVYLARYNLKVLVIEKGRGRSFWMQDLWNYVPRVVSGKELIEGGKEMALHYGADWLNGFVEAVTDTGEEFQVRVKYRFKNSDYPVFRAKYLIAATGLMDVLPQLENMQNVYEYAGYNLHVCLICDGYEMTNRRAALIAGSEKAINTAFVLNWFTPYITVLTLGAYPVGDEMRAKLADHGYPLIEKPIARFLGKDHVMDGIEFADGTSIKVDTGLISMGSIRHDGYLKNLDLLTDGGDIVTEYDCRTSHPRVFALGDLKKGLNQVSIAVADGTLAATAIWKEIRRASAPRKWTAPLQEAAARAEESARPEISLGAPRGG; encoded by the coding sequence ATGATCCTCAAGCGCGAACACTTCGATGAAAAGCAAGCCCAGCTCTATGATGTGATCATCGCCGGCGGCGGCGCCGGTGGTCTGTCGGCGGCGGTGTACCTGGCCCGCTACAACCTCAAAGTCCTGGTGATCGAAAAAGGACGCGGCCGATCGTTCTGGATGCAGGATCTCTGGAACTATGTTCCCCGGGTGGTTAGCGGCAAAGAACTCATCGAAGGCGGCAAGGAGATGGCCCTGCACTACGGGGCCGACTGGCTCAACGGCTTTGTCGAAGCAGTCACCGACACCGGCGAAGAATTCCAGGTGCGCGTCAAGTACCGCTTCAAAAACAGCGACTACCCGGTCTTCCGCGCCAAATACCTGATCGCCGCCACCGGTCTGATGGATGTGCTGCCGCAGCTGGAGAACATGCAGAACGTCTATGAGTACGCCGGGTACAACCTGCACGTCTGCTTGATCTGCGACGGCTACGAGATGACCAACCGGCGCGCGGCCCTGATCGCGGGCAGCGAAAAGGCGATCAACACCGCCTTCGTGCTCAACTGGTTCACGCCCTACATCACCGTGCTCACCCTGGGCGCCTATCCGGTGGGGGACGAAATGCGCGCCAAGCTCGCCGACCACGGCTATCCGCTCATCGAAAAGCCGATCGCCCGCTTTTTGGGCAAAGACCACGTCATGGACGGCATCGAGTTTGCCGACGGCACATCGATCAAAGTGGATACTGGCCTCATTTCGATGGGTTCGATCCGCCACGACGGCTATCTCAAAAATCTCGATTTGCTCACCGACGGCGGCGACATCGTCACCGAGTACGACTGCCGCACTTCCCACCCGCGCGTCTTCGCACTGGGCGATCTTAAAAAGGGTCTCAACCAGGTGTCGATCGCCGTGGCCGACGGCACCCTCGCCGCCACCGCCATCTGGAAGGAGATCCGCCGCGCCAGTGCCCCGCGCAAGTGGACAGCTCCGCTACAGGAAGCGGCTGCCCGAGCGGAGGAGTCAGCTCGCCCAGAAATTAGCCTTGGAGCGCCGCGGGGAGGTTAG
- a CDS encoding dockerin type I repeat-containing protein — MMTMYRPSIQSVWLAAGLLMLSVGPLAAQQAGDIDGNGKTEGADLTLLEQYLDGSGLLVEEQSRRADITGDGQVDGKDANALRRQLGVAAVEEPSLSGRASTERAEGERRRTPYRASASGSAFSLGLEEVVPEWVRGSWRFVSQIYEARGGFSSGSGNAQSEQISLPGDLSNLYSTYKVATGERLDRLCWQVNDYSDVRFSFTEQLRDQQGAVFASTANITNRGPGRADINIRVEVLDAGNSPAGGGGMLGGLFGMLFGGGRPIGGGVRTGDYYVRGGPMDRLGGSERTRLPQVDLEALRCR, encoded by the coding sequence ATGATGACTATGTACCGCCCGTCGATCCAAAGCGTCTGGCTTGCCGCTGGGCTGCTGATGTTGTCCGTCGGGCCGCTCGCAGCCCAGCAGGCGGGCGATATCGACGGCAACGGCAAAACCGAGGGAGCGGATCTCACCTTGCTGGAGCAATACCTGGACGGCTCGGGATTGCTCGTCGAAGAGCAGAGCCGCCGCGCCGACATCACCGGCGACGGGCAGGTGGACGGCAAGGACGCCAACGCCCTCAGGCGGCAGTTGGGGGTGGCCGCGGTCGAAGAACCGTCCCTGAGCGGCCGGGCGAGCACCGAGCGCGCCGAAGGCGAACGGCGCCGCACCCCTTACCGCGCCAGTGCGAGCGGTTCGGCGTTTTCGCTGGGACTTGAGGAAGTGGTGCCCGAGTGGGTGCGCGGCAGTTGGCGGTTCGTCTCGCAGATTTACGAAGCGCGCGGCGGCTTCAGCAGCGGCAGCGGCAACGCCCAAAGCGAACAAATCAGCCTCCCGGGCGACTTGTCCAATCTCTACAGCACCTACAAAGTCGCCACCGGCGAGCGCCTCGACCGGCTGTGCTGGCAGGTCAACGATTATTCCGACGTGCGCTTCAGCTTTACTGAGCAACTGCGCGACCAGCAGGGGGCGGTCTTCGCCTCCACCGCCAACATCACCAACCGCGGCCCTGGTCGCGCCGATATCAATATCCGCGTCGAGGTGCTCGACGCCGGCAACAGCCCCGCCGGGGGCGGCGGCATGCTGGGGGGTCTATTCGGAATGCTCTTTGGCGGCGGCAGGCCCATCGGCGGCGGGGTGCGCACGGGCGATTACTACGTGCGCGGCGGCCCGATGGACCGGCTGGGCGGCTCCGAGCGCACCCGTCTACCCCAGGTCGACCTCGAAGCGCTGCGCTGCCGCTAG